A section of the Campylobacter lanienae NCTC 13004 genome encodes:
- the trpB gene encoding tryptophan synthase subunit beta has translation MNAKAYFGKYGGQFVPETVMSALNELEVAYEKIASSDEFKAELNELLRDYVGRPSPLYHAKRLSEHYGHDIYLKREDLNHTGAHKINNALAQALLAKKMGKKKVLAETGAGQHGVATATAAALLGLECDVYMGECDTKRQALNVYKMQLLGANVVPISDGLGTLKEATTAAIQAWVNEIETRFYVIGSAVGPHPYPKIVRDFQSIIGTEAKAQLDEKGVKADYIIACVGGGSNAIGIFSAFLDDPSVNIIGVEAAGLGIETKYHAATLTKGADGIIHGMKTIVLQDEFGMILPVHSISAGLDYPGVGPEHAHLQDIGRVSYYAVNDDECINALRLLSKLEGIIPAIESSHALAYLDKLCPTLDKRSNIVVNVSGRGDKDMHTIMEYKKGTIYG, from the coding sequence ATGAATGCAAAAGCCTATTTTGGTAAATATGGTGGCCAATTTGTCCCTGAAACCGTGATGAGCGCATTAAATGAGCTGGAAGTTGCTTATGAAAAGATAGCTAGTAGCGATGAGTTTAAGGCTGAGTTAAATGAGCTTTTAAGAGATTATGTAGGCAGACCAAGCCCATTGTATCACGCCAAAAGGCTAAGTGAGCATTATGGGCATGATATCTATCTAAAAAGAGAAGATCTCAATCACACAGGAGCTCACAAGATCAATAACGCCCTAGCCCAAGCTTTGCTTGCCAAAAAAATGGGTAAAAAAAAGGTTTTAGCCGAAACAGGCGCTGGTCAGCACGGCGTGGCTACTGCGACTGCGGCGGCGCTTTTGGGTTTGGAGTGTGATGTTTATATGGGCGAATGCGATACCAAAAGACAGGCTCTAAATGTCTATAAAATGCAGCTTTTAGGGGCTAATGTAGTGCCTATTAGCGATGGACTTGGCACGCTTAAAGAGGCCACCACGGCAGCTATTCAAGCGTGGGTAAATGAGATAGAAACAAGATTTTATGTGATCGGTTCAGCTGTTGGGCCTCATCCATACCCAAAAATCGTTAGAGATTTCCAAAGTATAATCGGCACTGAAGCCAAAGCACAATTAGATGAAAAAGGGGTAAAAGCTGATTATATCATCGCTTGTGTTGGCGGTGGGAGTAATGCTATTGGGATATTTTCAGCTTTTTTAGATGATCCAAGTGTAAATATCATAGGCGTAGAAGCCGCTGGGCTTGGTATAGAGACTAAATACCACGCAGCGACTCTAACTAAGGGCGCTGATGGCATAATCCATGGGATGAAAACCATCGTTTTACAAGATGAATTTGGAATGATTTTGCCCGTTCATAGCATAAGTGCGGGGCTTGATTATCCAGGTGTTGGGCCCGAGCATGCGCATTTACAAGATATAGGTAGAGTGAGCTACTACGCTGTTAATGATGATGAGTGTATAAATGCCCTAAGACTTCTATCAAAATTAGAAGGGATAATACCAGCTATTGAGAGCTCTCACGCCCTAGCCTATTTAGATAAGCTCTGCCCAACCTTAGATAAACGATCAAATATTGTTGTCAATGTAAGTGGTAGGGGTGATAAGGATATGCATACTATAATGGAGTATAAAAAAGGAACAATCTATGGATAA